A single Pseudomonadota bacterium DNA region contains:
- a CDS encoding AMP-dependent synthetase — MSQSVVHALQNNSRAYHERIAVVLRGNKTTYDDLWRQAQCFSIYLKDRGLKQGDRVALLLENSPEYIAAYYGTLAAGGVVVALNMLAKARDLTNWINHCGASWVVAQRNHPEFQVLTGEGKELSHGISVGEGPPREGINSVASWNDIIASRPAHDHLPVGCRPEDLAAIIYTSGTTGRPKGVMLSHGNLVALVKSVLSYLELTSDDSILNVLPFYYSYGNSILHTHIWVGARLVLENSLMYPQSVLAKIGEERVTGFSGVPSTYYLLLARTSMADFDWSSVRYLTQAGGAMVPNAIGQVRSAVPTAKFIVMYGQTEATARLTYLPSERLDQKLGSVGIAIPGIELRIVDEKDRPVAQGTVGEVCARGEHIMQGYWEDPEITDKVIRGGWLHTGDLGYFDDEGYLTIVGRATDMIKTGANRISPNEIEEIVGELEEVAESAAVGIHDDLLGQVIRVVIVTKPGKKLTVRQVQAYCKRHLATYKVPREVCFTDKLPRTGSGKLRRFMLVERQS, encoded by the coding sequence ATGTCGCAATCCGTAGTTCATGCACTACAAAATAATTCCCGTGCATATCATGAGCGAATAGCTGTGGTATTGCGAGGGAACAAAACAACGTATGACGATCTGTGGCGGCAGGCGCAATGCTTCTCCATCTACCTGAAAGACCGAGGCCTGAAACAAGGCGACCGCGTAGCGCTATTGCTCGAAAATTCTCCTGAATACATAGCAGCTTACTACGGTACTCTTGCGGCGGGTGGCGTGGTGGTGGCGTTGAACATGCTCGCAAAGGCGCGTGATCTCACAAATTGGATAAATCACTGTGGTGCTAGCTGGGTTGTCGCCCAAAGAAACCACCCGGAATTTCAGGTGCTGACGGGTGAAGGGAAAGAGCTATCGCACGGGATTTCAGTAGGGGAAGGCCCCCCCCGGGAGGGCATCAATTCAGTTGCATCGTGGAATGATATTATCGCATCGCGACCTGCGCATGATCATCTTCCTGTCGGATGTCGGCCGGAAGATCTAGCGGCAATTATTTACACATCGGGCACGACTGGCCGACCCAAAGGCGTGATGTTGAGCCATGGCAATTTGGTGGCTCTTGTGAAATCTGTCTTAAGCTACCTGGAGCTGACATCAGACGATAGCATCCTAAATGTACTACCTTTCTACTACTCATATGGGAACTCAATACTTCACACCCATATTTGGGTAGGCGCGCGGTTGGTGCTTGAGAACAGCCTGATGTACCCGCAGAGCGTCTTGGCGAAAATTGGGGAAGAACGCGTAACGGGTTTTTCGGGGGTACCTTCAACCTACTATCTGCTGCTAGCGCGAACCAGTATGGCCGATTTTGATTGGAGCAGCGTCCGATATCTGACTCAGGCCGGTGGAGCTATGGTACCCAACGCTATTGGTCAGGTGCGATCCGCTGTTCCTACCGCGAAATTCATTGTCATGTATGGCCAAACCGAGGCGACTGCACGACTCACATACCTACCCTCAGAGCGTTTAGACCAAAAGCTGGGTAGCGTCGGTATTGCGATACCCGGTATCGAACTTCGAATAGTCGATGAGAAGGATCGTCCTGTGGCGCAGGGAACCGTAGGCGAGGTTTGTGCCAGGGGCGAACACATAATGCAGGGTTATTGGGAAGACCCAGAGATTACCGATAAGGTAATCCGCGGTGGCTGGTTGCATACGGGCGACCTGGGTTATTTTGACGACGAGGGGTACCTAACTATTGTTGGTAGAGCTACCGACATGATCAAGACCGGTGCCAATCGCATCAGCCCCAACGAGATAGAAGAGATTGTCGGCGAACTGGAAGAAGTCGCGGAATCGGCAGCGGTTGGTATACACGATGATCTGCTCGGACAGGTTATTCGTGTTGTCATTGTGACCAAACCTGGGAAGAAGCTGACGGTAAGACAGGTGCAAGCTTACTGCAAACGGCATTTAGCGACCTACAAAGTGCCGCGGGAAGTATGTTTTACCGATAAGCTACCTCGTACTGGCTCTGGCAAGCTGCGTCGGTTCATGCTGGTTGAGAGGCAGAGTTGA
- a CDS encoding acyl carrier protein — translation MAVREQLRSYILENFLFTDDPSALVDSDSFLQKGIIDSTGIMEVIFFLEDELGIQVADTEMVPENLDSVDNLVAFVGRKKAA, via the coding sequence ATGGCGGTCAGAGAACAATTGCGGTCTTATATTCTTGAGAACTTCCTGTTTACAGATGACCCATCGGCTCTCGTAGATAGTGATTCGTTTCTACAGAAAGGAATTATAGATTCCACTGGAATTATGGAAGTCATTTTCTTTCTGGAGGACGAACTGGGGATTCAGGTGGCCGATACGGAAATGGTACCGGAAAACTTGGATTCCGTAGACAATCTCGTGGCATTTGTCGGCCGCAAGAAAGCAGCCTAG
- a CDS encoding long chain acyl-CoA synthetase, whose amino-acid sequence MTGKQQNLLHEALQHWARAEADKTAIIVAGEPYTYRDLDECSTSLAAGLLQRGLRRGDRVAIFMENSWHCVVAIYGVLKAGGVFVVINPQTKGEKLAFILNDCSVRHLLAEYQLAPVYKQALSHCTTLTHLIVSGGNKTATPGADGAPEYEHIEELLESKENKSTMATIIPLDLAALIYTSGSTGHPKGVMQTHQSMLFTAKSIIEYLRMDSNDVVVNVLPLAFDYGLYQLLMCIQLGATLVLERSFTYYLDVLQRVQNYEVTTFPGVPTIYSMIIAAHARNPLCFPNVTRITNTAAALPVEHIPRLRGFFPNALIYSMYGLTECKRVSYLEPEMIEKKPGSVGKAIPGTEAYVLDSTGVLVRPGERGILHVRGPHIMRGYWDRPEETLEMLVDGTIPGEKVLRTGDWFHMDEEGYLYFEGRSDDIIKCRGEKVSPLEIEFTLCNIPGVAEAAVIGVEDETLGQAILAYVVEEGSVKLETRTLKCELAKKLESFMIPRDIIITERLPINQNYKISKKELV is encoded by the coding sequence ATAACGGGAAAGCAACAGAACCTGCTTCACGAGGCGCTGCAGCATTGGGCCCGCGCCGAGGCGGACAAAACAGCGATAATCGTTGCCGGTGAGCCGTATACCTACAGGGACCTCGATGAATGCTCCACCAGCCTTGCTGCGGGGCTACTACAGAGAGGTTTACGGCGTGGCGATCGCGTAGCGATCTTCATGGAGAACAGTTGGCACTGTGTCGTTGCCATCTATGGAGTTCTTAAAGCGGGGGGTGTCTTTGTGGTGATCAACCCGCAGACAAAGGGAGAAAAGCTGGCGTTCATTCTGAACGATTGCTCGGTGCGGCACCTGCTGGCTGAATATCAACTCGCACCTGTGTACAAGCAGGCACTGTCTCATTGCACAACACTGACTCATCTCATTGTGTCGGGAGGCAATAAAACCGCGACACCAGGTGCGGACGGAGCGCCAGAATACGAACATATTGAAGAGCTTCTGGAGAGCAAAGAGAACAAGTCAACGATGGCCACTATTATCCCGCTCGACTTGGCCGCCTTGATCTATACATCGGGCAGTACCGGTCATCCAAAAGGAGTCATGCAAACTCATCAATCCATGCTTTTCACAGCCAAAAGCATTATCGAGTACTTGCGCATGGATTCGAACGATGTCGTCGTCAACGTGTTACCGCTGGCATTTGATTACGGACTCTATCAGTTGCTCATGTGTATACAGCTGGGTGCGACGCTGGTGCTTGAGCGTTCCTTTACCTATTACCTGGATGTGCTTCAGCGAGTCCAGAATTACGAAGTGACGACCTTCCCCGGGGTGCCAACGATATACTCAATGATTATCGCTGCACACGCAAGAAACCCGCTCTGTTTTCCCAACGTAACTCGTATAACCAATACCGCGGCGGCGTTACCGGTCGAACATATCCCGCGCCTGAGGGGGTTTTTTCCAAATGCGCTGATATACAGCATGTACGGTCTGACGGAATGCAAGCGCGTCAGTTATCTCGAACCGGAAATGATCGAAAAGAAACCAGGTTCTGTCGGCAAGGCTATCCCGGGTACCGAAGCTTATGTTCTGGATTCCACGGGCGTTCTAGTGCGCCCGGGCGAACGGGGAATCCTCCATGTCCGGGGACCACATATTATGCGCGGCTATTGGGATAGACCCGAAGAAACTTTAGAGATGCTCGTCGATGGAACGATACCGGGGGAAAAGGTGCTCCGAACCGGGGATTGGTTCCACATGGACGAAGAAGGCTATCTGTATTTCGAAGGCCGCAGTGACGACATTATCAAATGTCGCGGAGAAAAGGTCAGCCCTTTGGAAATAGAATTTACCCTCTGCAACATCCCCGGAGTGGCGGAAGCGGCAGTAATAGGCGTAGAGGATGAAACACTTGGTCAGGCCATCCTCGCCTACGTTGTGGAGGAAGGCAGCGTCAAACTGGAAACACGTACTCTGAAGTGCGAATTAGCCAAGAAACTGGAAAGTTTTATGATACCTCGGGATATAATAATCACCGAAAGGTTGCCGATTAACCAGAATTACAAGATCAGTAAAAAGGAGCTTGTATAA
- the asnB gene encoding asparagine synthase (glutamine-hydrolyzing), whose translation MCGIAGILNLQELPPVEHRELQAMVHLLHHRGPDGTGYYRDGAIGLGHARLSIIDLEGGKQPIHNEDESVWVIFNGEIFNYVELRAELTARGHHFYTQSDTEVLVHLYEEYGDDFVHHLNGQFAIALWDVEKRRLVLARDRAGILPLFFSKKAGRLVFGSEIKAILAVFDTAPELNAKSLDQLMTFWSPISPNTVFEGVEEVAPGEMVIAERGRISRKCYWEWTFPEDGRYREGADTELAEELLALLVDATRIRLRADVPVGAYLSGGLDSSALVALIHHFGNASLRTFSIGFDDKGLDESGYQQQMIEHVNANHSRVHCDAKSVGEAFFHTILHTEMPVLRTAPVPMGMLSGLVHEQNYKVVLTGEGSDEVLGGYDIFKEGKIRGFWAKQPESSWRPTLLKRLYPYLNITQAQGLTYLKNFFGVALDQPDSPFFSHFTRWQTTAQCKTFFSDQLNDRLKEDAIECLKQQLPAGIEKWHPFNRAQYIESKTLMAGYLLCAQGDRMLMANSVEGRFPYLDHRVIEFANTLHPKHKMRVLNEKFLLKLSTRRFLPRGITERPKQPYRAPDIPAFFSGGNTDYVAELLSPETVSRYGYFDAAKVGRLHRKVQKGRAIGHKDNMALVGILSTQLWHYHFVESFHRNFKSKNSAETMRPMTVLGA comes from the coding sequence GTGTGCGGCATTGCGGGCATTCTCAATTTACAGGAGCTGCCTCCCGTAGAGCATCGGGAACTGCAGGCCATGGTGCATTTATTGCACCATCGAGGCCCCGATGGAACCGGGTATTATCGTGACGGAGCGATAGGACTCGGGCACGCCCGTCTCAGCATTATCGATCTCGAGGGAGGGAAACAGCCCATCCATAACGAGGATGAATCTGTCTGGGTGATTTTCAATGGGGAGATATTCAACTACGTAGAGTTACGTGCCGAGCTCACTGCCCGCGGTCATCATTTCTATACCCAGTCCGATACAGAGGTATTGGTTCACCTCTACGAAGAGTATGGGGATGATTTTGTCCATCATCTCAATGGGCAATTTGCCATTGCACTGTGGGACGTGGAAAAACGTCGTTTGGTTCTTGCCCGGGATCGTGCTGGAATATTACCGCTTTTTTTCTCGAAGAAAGCGGGACGATTGGTTTTTGGTTCCGAGATCAAAGCGATTTTAGCAGTATTCGACACAGCTCCAGAACTAAATGCAAAGTCGTTGGACCAGTTGATGACCTTTTGGTCTCCGATCAGCCCAAATACAGTGTTCGAAGGTGTGGAAGAAGTGGCGCCTGGTGAAATGGTGATAGCCGAGCGTGGACGTATTAGCCGCAAATGTTACTGGGAATGGACCTTTCCGGAGGACGGTCGTTACCGTGAGGGGGCGGACACCGAACTTGCGGAGGAGTTGCTAGCGTTGTTGGTGGATGCTACGCGTATTCGGTTGCGCGCGGATGTCCCGGTAGGAGCATACCTTTCAGGTGGGCTCGATTCATCGGCCCTGGTTGCGTTGATTCATCATTTCGGGAATGCATCATTGCGCACCTTTTCTATTGGATTTGATGACAAAGGGTTGGACGAGAGCGGTTACCAGCAGCAAATGATCGAGCATGTCAATGCCAACCACAGCAGGGTGCACTGCGACGCAAAATCCGTAGGGGAAGCATTTTTTCATACTATTTTGCATACCGAGATGCCCGTGCTGAGAACGGCACCGGTACCCATGGGCATGCTTTCCGGTTTGGTTCATGAGCAGAACTATAAGGTGGTGTTGACCGGAGAAGGCTCGGATGAGGTGCTTGGAGGCTACGACATATTCAAGGAAGGCAAGATACGAGGTTTTTGGGCGAAACAACCGGAGTCGAGCTGGCGCCCGACGTTGTTGAAGCGGCTCTATCCGTATCTGAATATTACGCAAGCACAGGGGCTGACCTACTTAAAGAATTTTTTTGGAGTGGCATTGGATCAGCCGGATTCGCCATTTTTCAGTCACTTTACCCGGTGGCAAACCACGGCCCAGTGCAAAACGTTTTTCTCTGACCAATTGAACGACCGATTGAAAGAGGATGCGATTGAGTGCCTCAAACAACAGCTACCCGCGGGAATTGAGAAGTGGCACCCCTTCAACCGCGCCCAGTACATAGAGTCAAAGACGCTGATGGCGGGTTATCTGCTCTGCGCTCAGGGCGATCGCATGTTGATGGCCAACTCGGTGGAAGGTCGTTTCCCGTATCTCGATCACCGCGTGATAGAGTTCGCCAATACACTTCATCCAAAGCACAAAATGCGGGTTCTGAACGAAAAGTTTTTACTCAAACTGAGTACACGTCGTTTCCTCCCGCGAGGAATCACGGAACGACCGAAGCAGCCTTACCGTGCTCCCGATATTCCTGCGTTTTTCAGTGGGGGAAATACCGATTACGTTGCTGAACTGCTGAGCCCGGAAACCGTATCGCGGTACGGCTATTTCGATGCAGCAAAAGTCGGACGACTGCATCGAAAAGTTCAAAAAGGTCGTGCCATCGGTCATAAAGACAACATGGCGCTGGTTGGTATTCTTTCGACTCAGTTGTGGCACTACCATTTCGTCGAATCGTTTCACAGGAATTTCAAGAGTAAAAATTCAGCCGAAACAATGAGACCAATGACGGTATTGGGAGCGTGA
- a CDS encoding DUF3473 domain-containing protein, with protein MSTNATNQSQLNALTVDVEDYYHVAAFSDVINPAEWQEMESRVESNTHRLLDLFDEDGIKATFFVLGWVAERHPSLVREIVDRGHELACHGYSHQLIFLQNIDVFREETQRAKSILEQTAQKAVFGYRAASYSITQSSQWALDTLVECGFLYDSSIFPVRHDRYGIPGAARWPHHMKTPAGKEIVEFPLSTIRWSGMTIPIAGGGYFRIYPYAFSRWGLGSINKRNAMPFVFYLHPWELDPGQPRIRAGTLSRFRHYHNLQLCESRLRRLLKDFRFAPMKNVLEQLELFPEKTPANTKAVA; from the coding sequence ATGTCCACCAACGCCACTAACCAATCACAACTCAACGCACTCACAGTCGATGTTGAGGATTACTATCATGTTGCAGCCTTCAGCGATGTGATCAATCCTGCCGAGTGGCAGGAAATGGAATCGCGCGTCGAATCAAATACTCATCGTCTGCTTGATCTTTTTGATGAGGATGGGATCAAAGCCACCTTCTTTGTACTGGGTTGGGTCGCAGAGCGACATCCCTCGCTGGTGCGAGAGATTGTCGACCGGGGTCACGAACTGGCCTGTCATGGCTATAGCCATCAGCTGATTTTCTTGCAGAACATAGATGTATTCAGAGAAGAGACTCAGCGTGCCAAGTCCATACTTGAACAGACTGCACAAAAAGCAGTATTTGGTTACCGTGCGGCCAGTTATTCGATTACCCAGAGTTCACAGTGGGCCTTGGATACCCTGGTGGAGTGTGGGTTCCTGTATGACTCCAGCATCTTTCCGGTGCGCCATGATCGGTACGGTATACCTGGCGCTGCCCGATGGCCGCACCACATGAAAACCCCTGCCGGCAAGGAGATTGTCGAGTTCCCCCTTTCCACGATCAGATGGTCCGGCATGACGATACCAATCGCTGGAGGCGGTTACTTCAGAATCTATCCCTACGCGTTTTCCAGATGGGGACTTGGCAGCATCAACAAACGTAATGCCATGCCATTTGTTTTTTACCTCCATCCCTGGGAACTCGACCCTGGGCAACCCCGCATTAGAGCAGGTACGCTTTCGCGGTTTCGTCACTATCACAATCTTCAGCTCTGCGAATCAAGATTGAGAAGATTACTGAAAGACTTTCGTTTTGCTCCAATGAAGAATGTTCTGGAACAGCTTGAGCTGTTTCCCGAGAAGACGCCTGCAAATACAAAGGCGGTAGCTTAG
- a CDS encoding TIGR03016 family PEP-CTERM system-associated outer membrane protein, translating to MNATPRVQSFPFTHSGLLAFALLTGLAPLAAQSADWRITPSVTLGLGHSDNINLATPGNEVSDRVLEVTPGIDASYDGPRFETDITYRLQALDYRDDSSLDETYHQLAGRATAWLVPDTFSLDALLSVRQQVIDTTAPIPTSNIAGSGNLTDENTAYLSPRWTFRVSERAQADLRYATSRIDYDDASLTDSTQEAIAAVVESTSQPGHLYWAAKYRQSRIDFDSQEEIRFEQGTLEVGIPVFARSRFIVLVGDEKNTFRLSDGSDAPDDSYWMVGLRSQHAERYQLEVLAGERVFGNTASLRWLQQGRRWRTEALYTEDYITYAETRLEIDPRDPESILPGPGLGGVAPEVYLRERAQIGATLERPKTTFRVSVYDEDRSYQTSNNRESLKGMELSVIWRAGSLTTFSLSGGRQENQLAGTNATDELKRVNLGVERRFGRRVQGNFYLRRADQSSDVSTREYVENSATLSATLTF from the coding sequence ATGAACGCGACACCACGTGTCCAATCTTTTCCCTTTACGCACTCAGGGCTGCTGGCGTTCGCGCTGCTGACTGGATTGGCGCCGTTGGCTGCGCAGTCGGCGGACTGGCGAATAACACCCAGCGTCACTTTGGGACTTGGCCATTCCGATAACATAAATCTTGCCACTCCCGGCAATGAGGTGTCGGATCGAGTGCTGGAGGTCACGCCTGGTATAGACGCCTCATACGACGGACCACGCTTTGAAACCGACATTACCTACCGCCTTCAAGCTCTCGACTACCGTGATGATTCGAGTTTGGACGAAACCTATCATCAGTTGGCCGGTCGTGCGACGGCCTGGTTGGTGCCCGACACTTTTTCGCTCGACGCGCTGCTGTCCGTGCGCCAACAGGTGATCGATACCACAGCACCCATTCCCACGAGCAACATAGCAGGAAGTGGTAACCTTACCGATGAGAATACCGCCTATCTAAGCCCGCGGTGGACGTTCCGCGTCTCGGAACGGGCGCAGGCAGACCTGCGCTATGCCACCAGCAGGATCGACTATGATGATGCTTCGTTGACTGACAGTACTCAGGAGGCGATAGCAGCCGTCGTTGAAAGCACCTCCCAACCAGGACACCTCTATTGGGCCGCTAAGTACCGCCAGTCACGGATCGATTTCGATAGTCAGGAGGAGATTCGTTTCGAACAAGGAACGCTGGAAGTCGGCATTCCCGTGTTTGCCCGCTCACGGTTCATCGTGCTTGTCGGCGACGAGAAAAACACCTTTCGACTCTCCGATGGTAGCGATGCGCCGGACGATAGCTACTGGATGGTGGGACTGCGCTCCCAGCATGCGGAGCGGTATCAATTGGAAGTGCTCGCGGGCGAGCGCGTTTTCGGCAATACCGCCTCGCTACGCTGGTTACAGCAGGGTAGACGCTGGAGAACAGAAGCCCTCTATACCGAAGACTACATAACGTATGCAGAAACCCGATTGGAGATCGACCCGCGAGATCCTGAATCGATTCTGCCCGGGCCGGGCCTGGGCGGTGTGGCGCCGGAGGTCTATCTGCGCGAGCGCGCGCAAATTGGCGCAACACTTGAGCGTCCGAAGACCACATTCCGAGTCAGCGTTTACGATGAAGATCGTAGTTATCAAACAAGCAACAATCGCGAAAGCCTCAAAGGTATGGAGTTGAGTGTCATCTGGCGGGCGGGATCACTGACGACCTTCAGTCTAAGCGGTGGACGTCAGGAGAATCAGCTTGCGGGTACCAATGCCACCGACGAACTCAAACGGGTGAATCTGGGCGTCGAACGCCGATTCGGACGACGGGTGCAAGGTAATTTCTATTTGCGACGAGCAGATCAATCATCTGACGTTTCAACGCGGGAGTATGTCGAAAACTCGGCGACTTTGAGTGCAACTCTTACATTCTGA
- a CDS encoding protein tyrosine kinase, with protein MADLFERAIQKLENASMQDRLVPARRMRSSNEKPATQSEFVLNFSELKKRGFLTPGSMQSRTAEEYRIVKRLLLMSALGKGAPLVERGNAVVVTSALEGEGKTFTSLNLAISIAQEQDSTVLLVDSDLSRRSMSHLFNATEAKGLTDLLADPEMDLSEVIGKTNVEKLRFIPAGTTKHNTTELLSSEQMDRVVIELVNRYEDRIILFDSTPLLATSQAVVMAQLVGQVLMIVNEGFTTQTTLREAIALIDDDKLVGMVLNRCKGARGSSTYGGYYGPANELNE; from the coding sequence ATGGCGGATCTCTTCGAACGTGCGATACAAAAGCTTGAAAACGCTTCGATGCAAGACAGATTAGTGCCTGCGAGGCGCATGAGATCAAGCAACGAGAAACCAGCCACGCAAAGCGAGTTTGTACTGAATTTTAGTGAGCTCAAGAAAAGGGGATTTTTGACTCCTGGAAGCATGCAGAGTCGCACTGCGGAGGAGTACCGAATAGTCAAGCGCTTGCTGCTTATGAGTGCCCTGGGCAAGGGAGCACCGCTGGTCGAACGTGGGAACGCGGTTGTTGTTACCAGCGCGTTGGAAGGCGAAGGTAAGACATTCACATCATTGAATCTGGCGATCAGCATTGCCCAGGAACAGGACAGCACGGTGCTCTTGGTAGACTCGGATTTGAGTCGTCGATCGATGAGTCACTTGTTCAATGCCACTGAAGCGAAAGGATTGACAGACCTGTTGGCCGATCCGGAGATGGATCTAAGCGAGGTGATTGGCAAGACCAATGTGGAAAAACTGCGTTTCATACCGGCCGGAACGACTAAGCACAACACAACGGAGCTCCTGTCAAGCGAGCAGATGGATCGTGTGGTAATCGAGCTGGTGAACAGGTATGAGGACCGGATAATTCTTTTCGACTCCACGCCATTACTCGCTACCAGCCAGGCAGTCGTCATGGCTCAGTTGGTAGGCCAGGTCCTGATGATCGTGAATGAGGGGTTTACCACCCAGACTACACTTCGGGAAGCAATTGCGCTCATCGATGATGATAAATTGGTGGGGATGGTGCTAAACCGTTGTAAAGGCGCGAGGGGTAGTTCTACCTACGGAGGTTACTATGGTCCGGCCAATGAACTCAACGAATGA
- a CDS encoding lipopolysaccharide biosynthesis protein: MQQLIEQLLVYIRGMWRFRWVALVTAWLICVLGWYGLAKVPNVYESEAVVYVDTASLLRPLLRGLTVDVDVSQKLGLMSQHLLSRPNLEQVMRTTDLDHDVKTQNEFEAVLGELQRNISLQQSHAVRPSRPSSPDLYTISARHNNAETARRIVQALLDAFVKDAAGDQRTRSETAQQFLDQQIKEYESRLTDAEKRLQEFKRQNINLLPEQEASFYQRLQAARTNLEGVELALREASFRRQALQQQLQGTPSGQRAVTAEGTLAQTPTEERLLALQRRLDELLLRYTTEHPDVIEAQRSIEQLETQRIHEEQSIAQGTAGSGSIPNPLYQQLRASLGGVEAEIAGLQVRRQEFASRVENLQRQIETLTKVEAELQTLNRNYQIYRDQYNSLVTRRESARISEDVEQSGEDVKFQIINPPRTPVKAISPPRLPLTAGILVAGVGGGIGVAFALSQLWPVIYGRRMLREVSGRPVFGGVSLVVSRGASIKRGLANTALVFCALLIVPAFGLAAYMQITGLDLLAIVQRLGG; this comes from the coding sequence ATGCAGCAGCTTATCGAACAGTTACTGGTCTATATACGCGGAATGTGGCGCTTCCGCTGGGTTGCGTTGGTGACAGCGTGGCTGATTTGTGTGCTCGGTTGGTACGGGCTCGCCAAGGTGCCCAATGTTTATGAATCGGAAGCCGTGGTCTATGTCGATACGGCGTCATTGTTACGCCCTCTGCTGCGGGGGTTGACGGTCGATGTGGATGTGTCTCAGAAACTTGGGCTGATGTCGCAACACCTGCTTAGCCGCCCAAATCTCGAACAGGTGATGCGCACAACGGATCTCGATCATGATGTCAAGACGCAGAATGAATTCGAAGCGGTACTTGGCGAACTGCAACGCAATATTTCGTTGCAGCAATCTCATGCAGTACGGCCATCGCGTCCCAGCAGCCCGGATCTGTATACCATCTCGGCTCGCCACAACAATGCGGAAACGGCACGACGGATAGTGCAGGCTTTGCTCGATGCGTTTGTAAAGGACGCAGCCGGTGATCAGCGCACACGTTCTGAGACGGCGCAGCAGTTCCTCGATCAACAGATCAAAGAGTATGAGTCACGGCTGACAGATGCCGAAAAACGTTTGCAAGAGTTCAAACGGCAGAACATCAATTTGTTGCCGGAGCAGGAAGCTAGTTTCTATCAACGGCTGCAAGCAGCACGAACCAATCTTGAGGGCGTGGAGCTGGCATTACGCGAAGCCAGCTTTCGCAGGCAGGCTCTACAGCAACAGTTGCAGGGCACACCATCGGGACAACGCGCAGTGACCGCCGAGGGCACTCTTGCACAGACACCTACCGAGGAGCGTTTGTTGGCGTTGCAGCGCCGCCTGGATGAGTTGTTGTTGCGTTATACCACGGAACATCCGGATGTCATCGAGGCACAGCGCAGCATAGAGCAGTTGGAGACGCAGCGGATCCACGAAGAGCAGTCCATAGCACAAGGTACCGCCGGCAGTGGATCGATACCGAATCCACTCTACCAGCAGTTGCGCGCATCACTGGGCGGAGTAGAGGCAGAAATAGCCGGATTGCAGGTAAGACGCCAGGAGTTTGCATCCAGAGTGGAAAACCTTCAACGCCAGATCGAGACGCTGACCAAAGTGGAAGCAGAGCTGCAAACCCTGAACCGCAATTACCAGATCTATCGCGATCAATACAATTCTTTGGTAACCCGGCGCGAATCGGCCCGGATCTCAGAGGATGTCGAACAGAGTGGTGAGGACGTCAAGTTTCAGATTATCAATCCGCCGCGTACCCCGGTAAAAGCCATTTCACCGCCCCGATTGCCATTGACGGCAGGAATTCTCGTGGCGGGCGTTGGTGGGGGTATCGGTGTAGCATTCGCGCTTTCGCAATTATGGCCGGTAATCTATGGGCGCCGAATGTTGCGTGAAGTATCGGGCCGACCGGTTTTCGGCGGTGTATCACTAGTGGTTTCCAGAGGTGCGTCAATAAAAAGAGGCTTGGCCAACACGGCGCTGGTGTTCTGTGCACTGCTGATCGTTCCAGCGTTTGGACTGGCTGCGTACATGCAGATAACCGGCCTGGACTTGCTTGCTATAGTTCAGCGGCTGGGAGGCTAA
- a CDS encoding sugar ABC transporter substrate-binding protein, with amino-acid sequence MIMSVVQIAERGLIVGMVVLLAACAGAPELPAISASPTPSESSYTIGPGDQLNVFVWGNTDLSVTVPVRPDGRITTPLVEDVQAAGKTPTELARDVESRLSRYVKNPIVTVTVNSFVGSSSEQIRVIGQAAQPRSIPFRVNMTVLDVIIAVGGLTEFAAGNRATIVRGPQGQQKSFRVRLEDLLEKGDISANVVMQPGDILIVPESWF; translated from the coding sequence ATGATCATGAGTGTCGTACAAATCGCGGAAAGAGGTTTGATTGTAGGTATGGTGGTGCTTCTGGCCGCCTGCGCAGGGGCGCCGGAGTTGCCTGCGATCTCGGCGTCGCCGACGCCCAGCGAGTCAAGCTACACGATTGGCCCAGGTGATCAATTGAATGTATTTGTCTGGGGGAACACAGATCTCTCGGTTACTGTGCCGGTACGTCCGGATGGCAGGATAACAACCCCGTTGGTGGAAGACGTGCAGGCGGCTGGTAAAACCCCAACGGAACTGGCGCGGGATGTTGAGAGTCGTCTCTCGCGCTACGTGAAAAATCCCATCGTCACTGTTACTGTCAACAGTTTCGTCGGTAGTTCCAGTGAGCAGATTCGCGTCATTGGCCAGGCTGCCCAACCTCGCTCTATCCCCTTTCGCGTCAACATGACGGTTCTGGATGTAATCATCGCAGTCGGAGGATTGACAGAGTTTGCGGCGGGCAATCGCGCGACCATTGTGCGCGGTCCCCAGGGACAGCAGAAATCGTTTCGGGTTCGCCTGGAAGATCTATTGGAGAAGGGTGATATCTCCGCCAATGTCGTGATGCAGCCCGGTGATATTTTGATAGTCCCAGAGTCCTGGTTCTGA